A region of Carassius auratus strain Wakin chromosome 41, ASM336829v1, whole genome shotgun sequence DNA encodes the following proteins:
- the LOC113059965 gene encoding ubiquitin carboxyl-terminal hydrolase 5-like isoform X5: MNSFLGFGSKYVERHHAKTGQRAYLHITRTRKTQEQKTAENKEDDSNSGSGDPPKKKPTRLAIGIEGGFDVEQEQYQEEVKLVLFPDRQEVTSDDLASMPDVVRERVSLSMAGLQAADSVSHTLQVQQWDGEVRQESKHAAELKQLDNGVKIPPCGWKCEVCDLQENLWMNLTDGMVLCGRRYFDGSGGNNHALLHYQQTGYPLAVKLGTITPDGADVYSYDEDDMVLDSKLPEHLSHFGIDMMTMEKTERTMTELEIAVNQRVGEWEVIQESGTTLRPLWGPGLTGMKNLGNSCYLNSVMQVLFTIPDFQTKYVSNIDKIFNEAPSDPTQDFKTQVAKLGYGLLSGEYSKPAPDPGDDPNSSTEPRGDQVGIAPRMFKALVGRGHPEFSTNRQQDAQEFLLHFINMVERNCRSGMNPSEAFRFLVEEKIVCQQSQKAKYTQRVDYIVQLPVPMDQATNMEELQEAERHREEAESSGAPPSAAPRAKIPFASCLAALSEPETLIDFWSSAVQAKTTATKTTRFASFPDHLVIQIKKFTFGLDWVPKKLDVSIDVPDTLDLSALRAMGQQPGEELLPEVAPLPLMTPDVEVKGILGSHGKEDDDSLYSPLLSPVLDDSTVSQLCEMGFPLEACRKAVYYTGNTGIDAAMNWVMGHMEDPDFSAPLVLPGSSSAPGTTPTESLPEEHLVTIVSMGFSRDQATRALRATNNVLERAVDWIFSHLDDLESMDVSEGGRSGGGSEASREPPPGPHVHDGTGKYELFAFISHMGTSTMCGHYVCHIKKDQQWVIFNDQKVCASEKPPKDLGYLYFYRRVVE, from the exons ATGAACAGCTTTCTCGGCTTTGGAAGCAAGTATGTAGAAAGACACCACGCCAAAACTGGTCAGAGAGCTTACCTGCACATCACCCGGACCCGGAAAACACAG GAACAAAAGACGGCTGAAAAC AAGGAGGATGATAGCAATTCTGGATCAGGTGACCCTCCCAAAAAGAAGCCCACAAGACTAGCGATAG GGATCGAGGGAGGGTTTGATGTTGAGCAGGAGCAGTATCAGGAAGAGGTTAAGCTGGTTCTGTTCCCAGAccgacaggaagtgacatcagatgATCTAGCATCCATGCCAGATGTTGTTCGGGAACGG GTGTCTCTGTCGATGGCGGGGCTGCAGGCAGCAGACTCAGTGTCGCACACTTTGCAGGTGCAGCAGTGGGACGGAGAAGTGCGACAGGAGTCAAAACATGCAGCTGAACTTAAACAACTCGACAATGGGGTCAAAATCCCTCCTTG TGGTTGGAAGTGTGAGGTCTGTGACCTACAGGAAAACTTGTGGATGAATCTGACAGACGGGATGGTTTTGTGTGGGAGGAGATATTTTGATGGCTCAGGGGGGAATAACCACGCCCTCCTGCACTACCAGCAGACTGGATACCCACTGGCTGTCAAACTCGGCACAATAACACCTGACGGAGCAG ATGTCTATTCATATGATGAAGATGATATGGTATTAGATTCTAAGCTTCCAGAACACCTTTCCCACTTTGGCATTGATATGATGACTATGGAAAAG ACGGAAAGAACCATGACTGAGCTGGAGATCGCAGTGAACCAGCGTGTGGGAGAGTGGGAAGTGATTCAGGAGTCAGGAACCACTCTGAGACCCCTGTGGGGCCCGGGGCTGACCGGAATGAAGAACCTGGGAAACAGCTGCTACCTCAACTCTGTCATGCAAGTGCTCTTCACCATCCCAGACTTCCAGACCAA ATACGTTTCCAACATTGACAAGATCTTTAATGAGGCGCCCAGTGACCCAACCCAGGATTTTAAGACTCAAGT AGCAAAGCTGGGCTATGGCCTTCTGTCAGGAGAGTACTCTAAACCGGCCCCTGACCCCGGGGATGACCCCAATTCCTCCACTGAACCTAGG GGTGACCAGGTTGGCATAGCACCTCGCATGTTCAAAGCTCTGGTTGGACGAGGCCACCCTGAGTTCTCTACCAATCGGCAGCAGGATGCACAGGAGTTTCTTCTTCACTTTATAAATATGGTGGAG AGGAACTGTCGGTCTGGCATGAATCCCTCAGAAGCTTTCCGCTTCCTAGTGGAGGAGAAGATTGTATGCCAGCAGTCACAAAAGGCCAAATATACCCAACGAGTAGACTACATAGTCCAGCTGCCCGTTCCCATGGACCAGGCAACTAATATGG AGGAGCTACAAGAAGCAGAACGTCACCGGGAGGAGGCGGAGTCATCTGGAGCCCCTCCCTCTGCTGCACCACGTGCTAAAATTCCATTTGCTTCCTGTTTGGCTGCTCTCAGTGAACCCGAAACACTCATAGATTTCTGGAGCTCTGCAGTGCAAGCCAAAACCACTGCCACTAA GACCACTCGCTTCGCTTCATTTCCTGACCATCTTGTCATCCAAATTAAGAAATTCACCTTCGGCCTGGATTGGGTTCCAAAAAAATTag aTGTGAGCATTGACGTTCCTGACACACTGGATCTGAGCGCGCTCCGAGCCATGGGACAGCAGCCAGGGGAGGAGCTTCTGCCAGAGGTGGCTCCACTTCCTCTCATGACCCCTGATGTGGAGGTTAAAGGTATCCTGGGCTCCCATGGCAAAGAGGATGACGACTCTCTCTACTCCCCACTGCTGT CTCCGGTGTTGGATGACTCCACAGTGTCTCAGCTGTGTGAGATGGGCTTTCCTCTGGAGGCCTGCCGGAAGGCTGTGTACTACACGGGCAACACTGGCATTGATGCTGCTATGAACTGGGTGATGGGACACATGGAAGACCCTG ATTTCTCCGCACCTCTAGTGTTGCCTGGATCTAGTTCTGCTCCTGGCACCACACCCACAGAGAGTCTACCTGAGGAACACCTAGTAACCATCGTTTCTATGGGATTCAGTCGAGACCAGGCCACTCGTGCTCTCAGAGCTACG AATAATGTTCTAGAGCGAGCTGTGGACTGGATCTTCTCTCATCTGGATGATCTGGAGTCCATGGATGTGTCTGAGGGTGGACGCTCAGGAGGAGGAAGTGAAGCCAGTCGGGAACCTCCTCCAGGACCACATGTACATGATGGAACAGGAA AGTATGAGCTTTTTGCATTCATCAGTCACATGGGAACGAGCACAATGTGTGGTCATTATGTCTGCCACATCAAGAAAGACCAACA GTGGGTAATCTTTAACGATCAGAAAGTTTGTGCCTCTGAAAAACCACCTAAGGACCTGGGTTACCTGTACTTTTACAGAAGAGTAGTGGAATAG